One part of the Nymphaea colorata isolate Beijing-Zhang1983 chromosome 8, ASM883128v2, whole genome shotgun sequence genome encodes these proteins:
- the LOC116258503 gene encoding probable lysophospholipase BODYGUARD 4, with protein MIRWLICTATRQSADAVSSIATTAVFALLDILDALLCYIYALLDALLEGKAGSTVSCYCYGKRERTEKSCRTSETIHDRGNQWRKLLMGAEEFLGLNNRSTGKEGGKEASVKQGGGSKAKGGRWSDCNCESCVSWEREDGRKLHVVAEKSTLHPLEKAEAVIFLHGFQSSSSLWTETVFPNLSESAKANYLFFAVDLLGFGDSPKPRDSLYRLEDHVEMIERSVIQQFNLDSFHLVAHSMGCIIALALASKYPSSTKSITLVAPPYFSASSGEKASRIMMNRLAGKRLWPFLSFGSSVMTWYEHVGRTICFIVCRNHRTWERVFKFLTRKREVPFLIRDLTRHTHHSAWHTMHNVICKGAEYLDSYLQDIRTAEIPILVVHGSKDQIVPLECSFHIKSAIPFADVRTIPGANHGTVIVGREIHFTREIEATWDASRVRKQDLRT; from the exons ATGATTCGTTGGTTAATATGCACGGCGACACGACAGTCTGCAGATGCTGTGTCCTCCATAGCTACAACTGCAGTTTTTGCTCTTTTAGACATTTTGGACGCCTTGCTCTGTTACATTTACGCTCTCCTTGACGCCCTGTTAGAGGGGAAGGCGGGCTCTACTGTTTCCTGCTACTGCTATGGGAAGCGAGAGAGGACAGAGAAGAGTTGCAGGACGTCCGAGACGATCCATGACAGGGGGAACCAGTGGAGGAAGTTGTTGATGGGGGCGGAGGAGTTTCTGGGGCTTAACAATCGATCAACAGGAAAAGAAGGCGGAAAGGAGGCATCTGTGAAACAGGGTGGTGGTTCCAAGGCCAAGGGCGGCCGATGGTCGGACTGCAATTGCGAGAGCTGCGTTTCCTGGGAAAGAGAAGATGGGAGAAAACTTCATGTGGTTGCAGAGAAGTCAACATTGCATCCATtgg AAAAGGCCGAGGCCGTCATCTTCTTGCACGGGTTTCAATCTTCTTCGTCTCTGTGGACTGAGACGGTGTTCCCCAACCTTTCTGAATCCGCTAAAGCCAACTACTTGTTCTTCGCCGTGGATCTTCTTGGATTTGGGGACAGCCCTAAGCCGAGGGACTCGCTTTATAGATTGGAAGACCATGTTGAGATGATCGAGCGTTCAGTGATCCAGCAGTTTAATCTCGACTCCTTTCATCTAGTGGCCCACTCAATGGGTTGCATTATCGCATTAGCCTTGGCTTCGAAGTACCCGAGTTCTACCAAGTCCATCACGCTAGTTGCACCA CCATATTTCTCGGCGTCATCGGGAGAGAAGGCTAGCCGAATTATGATGAACAGATTAGCCGGAAAGAGACTTTGGCCGTTTCTATCTTTCGGTTCTTCTGTAATGACGTGGTATGAGCACGTTGGCAGAACCATCTGCTTCATCGTCTGCAGAAACCATAGGACATGGGAACGGGTGTTCAAGTTTCTCACAAGAAAAAG GGAGGTTCCCTTCTTGATAAGAGACCTGACAAGGCACACACACCATTCAGCTTGGCATACCATGCATAACGTCATCTGCAAGGGAGCAGAGTATCTCGATTCTTACCTGCAGGATATCAGAACCGCTGAGATTCCGATCCTGGTGGTTCATGGCAGCAAGGATCAGATAGTTCCTCTGGAGTGCAGCTTCCATATTAAATCCGCAATTCCTTTTGCAGATGTGAGAACTATACCAGGTGCCAATCACGGGACGGTGATAGTTGGTAGAGAAATTCATTTCACGAGGGAGATAGAAGCGACATGGGATGCATCCAGAGTGCGGAAACAAGATTTGAGGACATAA
- the LOC116258426 gene encoding MA3 DOMAIN-CONTAINING TRANSLATION REGULATORY FACTOR 3-like isoform X3 — MASDEGFLTEEQRELLRQASQNNDGAGGKGTWGRLLDTDGSAELDRNDPNYDSEEEPYQLVSSTSIVASPFDSYRKSIRTIIEEYFTNGDIATASSDLLDLNSRVYNAYFVKKLISMAMDRHDVEKEMAAVLLSSLYSDVISSEQIATGFMKLLESADDLALDIPGAVDVLALFVSRAVVDDILPPVFLSHAKSSLPEGSKGAEAVRAAEKLHLSTPHHAELLERRWGGSTHATVETAKSKITVLIDEYIRSGDMQEALRCVRELALPFYHHEVVKRAMIVAIERNPVAESLVLQLLREAADEGLISSSQMSKGFARVSESLDDLTLDVPAARDIFQSLVRVATKEGWLPLDEALPDKDEQLYKVEVSALICEYFLSGDAFEVAESLEELDMPEFNPIFIKKLITLAMDRKNHEKEMASVLLSALYSEVFSVADVVAGFLKLLESAEDTALDVLNASNELALFIARAVVDEVLAPANLDEMESKLASISSAAETVRAARTLVSAPHASERILRCWGAGGGTTGMAVDDAKDKIIKLLEEYGSGGVVSEACQCIRELGMPYFHHEVVKKALVMAMETKNGDRMLDLLDQCSSEGLITVNQMTKGFVRVAEGIDDLALDVPDAREKFASYVDRARKSGWLVGVSGLGPKPALAEASGVAVTAVA, encoded by the exons ATGGTGCTGGAGGGAAGGGTACATGGGGGAGGCTACTTGATACTGATGGTTCTGCAGAGCTGGACCGCAATGACCCTAATTATGACAGTGAggag GAACCCTATCAGCTGGTGAGCTCTACATCTATTGTTGCTTCACCATTTGACAGCTACAGGAAATCCATCAGAACTATCATTGAGGAATATTTCACTAATGGGGATATAGCCACAGCATCTTCAGATCTTCTGGACCTTAATTCCCGTGTTTATAATGCTTATTTTGTGAAGAAGCTAATCTCTATGGCAATGGACCGTCATGATGTTGAGAAGGAGATGGCTGCTGTTCTGCTGTCCTCACTCTATTCAGATGTCATCTCATCAGAGCAAATAGCTACTGGGTTCATGAAGTTGCTTGAGTCTGCTGATGACTTGGCGCTAGACATTCCAGGTGCTGTTGACGTTCTTGCACTTTTTGTTTCTCGTGCTGTTGTGGATGACATCCTCCCACCTGTTTTCCTATCTCATGCCAAGTCCTCACTTCCTGAGGGTTCCAAAGGTGCGGAAGCCGTCCGTGCTGCTGAGAAACTCCATTTATCGACACCACACCATGCAGAGTTGTTAGAACGACGGTGGGGTGGATCTACACATGCAACTGTTGAGACAGCAAAGTCAAAGATTACAGTCCTGATTGATGAGTATATCCGCAGTGGGGATATGCAAGAAGCTCTTCGGTGCGTGCGAGAGCTTGCGCTGCCATTTTACCACCATGAAGTGGTGAAGCGGGCAATGATCGTGGCTATTGAGAGGAATCCTGTGGCTGAATCACTTGTTCTCCAGCTGCTGAGGGAAGCTGCAGATGAGGGACTCATAAGTTCAAGTCAGATGTCAAAGGGTTTTGCACGAGTCTCTGAGAGTCTAGATGACTTGACACTGGATGTGCCTGCTGCAAGAGATATCTTCCAGTCCCTTGTTCGTGTTGCCACAAAAGAAGGTTGGCTGCCTTTGGATGAAGCTCTGCCTGACAAAGATGAACAGTTGTACAAGGTGGAAGTATCTGCTCTCATATGTGAGTACTTCCTTTCTGGTGATGCTTTTGAAGTCGCTGAGAGTCTGGAAGAGCTTGATATGCCGGAGTTCAACCCAATCTTTATCAAGAAACTGATTACTCTGGCTATGGATCGTAAGAATCATGAGAAAGAGATGGCATCAGTTCTGCTGTCAGCACTTTACAGCGAGGTCTTCTCAGTTGCAGATGTTGTCGCAGGCTTCCTGAAGCTCCTGGAGTCTGCGGAGGATACAGCACTGGATGTGCTCAATGCATCGAATGAGTTAGCTCTCTTCATTGCACGAGCTGTGGTGGATGAGGTTCTGGCCCCTGCTAATCTTGATGAGATGGAGTCAAAGCTGGCATCGATTTCTTCAGCGGCTGAGACCGTACGTGCTGCTCGAACGCTTGTATCAGCACCTCATGCAAGTGAAAGGATTCTGCGCTGCTGGGGTGCTGGTGGTGGAACCACGGGAATGGCTGTCGATGACGCCAAAGATAAAATCATAAAGCTTCTCGAGGAGTATGGCTCAGGTGGAGTGGTCAGTGAAGCATGCCAGTGCATCCGTGAGCTTGGCATGCCCTATTTCCACCATGAGGTGGTTAAGAAGGCGCTGGTTATGGCAATGGAAACCAAAAATGGTGACAGGATGCTGGACCTATTGGATCAGTGTTCCAGTGAGGGGCTGATCACCGTGAATCAGATGACAAAAGGTTTTGTGAGGGTGGCAGAGGGAATCGATGATCTAGCTCTCGATGTTCCGGATGCTCGTGAGAAGTTTGCATCTTACGTTGATCGGGCGAGGAAAAGTGGATGGTTGGTGGGTGTGTCTGGCTTGGGACCCAAACCGGCCTTGGCTGAGGCGAGTGGTGTAGCTGTGACTGCAGTGGCCTAA
- the LOC116258426 gene encoding MA3 DOMAIN-CONTAINING TRANSLATION REGULATORY FACTOR 3-like isoform X2, with product MAGDGDDLRRLPVASGGSRRQTDGAGGKGTWGRLLDTDGSAELDRNDPNYDSEEEPYQLVSSTSIVASPFDSYRKSIRTIIEEYFTNGDIATASSDLLDLNSRVYNAYFVKKLISMAMDRHDVEKEMAAVLLSSLYSDVISSEQIATGFMKLLESADDLALDIPGAVDVLALFVSRAVVDDILPPVFLSHAKSSLPEGSKGAEAVRAAEKLHLSTPHHAELLERRWGGSTHATVETAKSKITVLIDEYIRSGDMQEALRCVRELALPFYHHEVVKRAMIVAIERNPVAESLVLQLLREAADEGLISSSQMSKGFARVSESLDDLTLDVPAARDIFQSLVRVATKEGWLPLDEALPDKDEQLYKVEVSALICEYFLSGDAFEVAESLEELDMPEFNPIFIKKLITLAMDRKNHEKEMASVLLSALYSEVFSVADVVAGFLKLLESAEDTALDVLNASNELALFIARAVVDEVLAPANLDEMESKLASISSAAETVRAARTLVSAPHASERILRCWGAGGGTTGMAVDDAKDKIIKLLEEYGSGGVVSEACQCIRELGMPYFHHEVVKKALVMAMETKNGDRMLDLLDQCSSEGLITVNQMTKGFVRVAEGIDDLALDVPDAREKFASYVDRARKSGWLVGVSGLGPKPALAEASGVAVTAVA from the exons ATGGTGCTGGAGGGAAGGGTACATGGGGGAGGCTACTTGATACTGATGGTTCTGCAGAGCTGGACCGCAATGACCCTAATTATGACAGTGAggag GAACCCTATCAGCTGGTGAGCTCTACATCTATTGTTGCTTCACCATTTGACAGCTACAGGAAATCCATCAGAACTATCATTGAGGAATATTTCACTAATGGGGATATAGCCACAGCATCTTCAGATCTTCTGGACCTTAATTCCCGTGTTTATAATGCTTATTTTGTGAAGAAGCTAATCTCTATGGCAATGGACCGTCATGATGTTGAGAAGGAGATGGCTGCTGTTCTGCTGTCCTCACTCTATTCAGATGTCATCTCATCAGAGCAAATAGCTACTGGGTTCATGAAGTTGCTTGAGTCTGCTGATGACTTGGCGCTAGACATTCCAGGTGCTGTTGACGTTCTTGCACTTTTTGTTTCTCGTGCTGTTGTGGATGACATCCTCCCACCTGTTTTCCTATCTCATGCCAAGTCCTCACTTCCTGAGGGTTCCAAAGGTGCGGAAGCCGTCCGTGCTGCTGAGAAACTCCATTTATCGACACCACACCATGCAGAGTTGTTAGAACGACGGTGGGGTGGATCTACACATGCAACTGTTGAGACAGCAAAGTCAAAGATTACAGTCCTGATTGATGAGTATATCCGCAGTGGGGATATGCAAGAAGCTCTTCGGTGCGTGCGAGAGCTTGCGCTGCCATTTTACCACCATGAAGTGGTGAAGCGGGCAATGATCGTGGCTATTGAGAGGAATCCTGTGGCTGAATCACTTGTTCTCCAGCTGCTGAGGGAAGCTGCAGATGAGGGACTCATAAGTTCAAGTCAGATGTCAAAGGGTTTTGCACGAGTCTCTGAGAGTCTAGATGACTTGACACTGGATGTGCCTGCTGCAAGAGATATCTTCCAGTCCCTTGTTCGTGTTGCCACAAAAGAAGGTTGGCTGCCTTTGGATGAAGCTCTGCCTGACAAAGATGAACAGTTGTACAAGGTGGAAGTATCTGCTCTCATATGTGAGTACTTCCTTTCTGGTGATGCTTTTGAAGTCGCTGAGAGTCTGGAAGAGCTTGATATGCCGGAGTTCAACCCAATCTTTATCAAGAAACTGATTACTCTGGCTATGGATCGTAAGAATCATGAGAAAGAGATGGCATCAGTTCTGCTGTCAGCACTTTACAGCGAGGTCTTCTCAGTTGCAGATGTTGTCGCAGGCTTCCTGAAGCTCCTGGAGTCTGCGGAGGATACAGCACTGGATGTGCTCAATGCATCGAATGAGTTAGCTCTCTTCATTGCACGAGCTGTGGTGGATGAGGTTCTGGCCCCTGCTAATCTTGATGAGATGGAGTCAAAGCTGGCATCGATTTCTTCAGCGGCTGAGACCGTACGTGCTGCTCGAACGCTTGTATCAGCACCTCATGCAAGTGAAAGGATTCTGCGCTGCTGGGGTGCTGGTGGTGGAACCACGGGAATGGCTGTCGATGACGCCAAAGATAAAATCATAAAGCTTCTCGAGGAGTATGGCTCAGGTGGAGTGGTCAGTGAAGCATGCCAGTGCATCCGTGAGCTTGGCATGCCCTATTTCCACCATGAGGTGGTTAAGAAGGCGCTGGTTATGGCAATGGAAACCAAAAATGGTGACAGGATGCTGGACCTATTGGATCAGTGTTCCAGTGAGGGGCTGATCACCGTGAATCAGATGACAAAAGGTTTTGTGAGGGTGGCAGAGGGAATCGATGATCTAGCTCTCGATGTTCCGGATGCTCGTGAGAAGTTTGCATCTTACGTTGATCGGGCGAGGAAAAGTGGATGGTTGGTGGGTGTGTCTGGCTTGGGACCCAAACCGGCCTTGGCTGAGGCGAGTGGTGTAGCTGTGACTGCAGTGGCCTAA
- the LOC116258426 gene encoding MA3 DOMAIN-CONTAINING TRANSLATION REGULATORY FACTOR 1-like isoform X1: protein MASDEGFLTEEQRELLRQASQNNGHSSLSFNSQSSFNSDRHSRVKNSRRHHSGKLVRVKKDGAGGKGTWGRLLDTDGSAELDRNDPNYDSEEEPYQLVSSTSIVASPFDSYRKSIRTIIEEYFTNGDIATASSDLLDLNSRVYNAYFVKKLISMAMDRHDVEKEMAAVLLSSLYSDVISSEQIATGFMKLLESADDLALDIPGAVDVLALFVSRAVVDDILPPVFLSHAKSSLPEGSKGAEAVRAAEKLHLSTPHHAELLERRWGGSTHATVETAKSKITVLIDEYIRSGDMQEALRCVRELALPFYHHEVVKRAMIVAIERNPVAESLVLQLLREAADEGLISSSQMSKGFARVSESLDDLTLDVPAARDIFQSLVRVATKEGWLPLDEALPDKDEQLYKVEVSALICEYFLSGDAFEVAESLEELDMPEFNPIFIKKLITLAMDRKNHEKEMASVLLSALYSEVFSVADVVAGFLKLLESAEDTALDVLNASNELALFIARAVVDEVLAPANLDEMESKLASISSAAETVRAARTLVSAPHASERILRCWGAGGGTTGMAVDDAKDKIIKLLEEYGSGGVVSEACQCIRELGMPYFHHEVVKKALVMAMETKNGDRMLDLLDQCSSEGLITVNQMTKGFVRVAEGIDDLALDVPDAREKFASYVDRARKSGWLVGVSGLGPKPALAEASGVAVTAVA, encoded by the exons ATGGTGCTGGAGGGAAGGGTACATGGGGGAGGCTACTTGATACTGATGGTTCTGCAGAGCTGGACCGCAATGACCCTAATTATGACAGTGAggag GAACCCTATCAGCTGGTGAGCTCTACATCTATTGTTGCTTCACCATTTGACAGCTACAGGAAATCCATCAGAACTATCATTGAGGAATATTTCACTAATGGGGATATAGCCACAGCATCTTCAGATCTTCTGGACCTTAATTCCCGTGTTTATAATGCTTATTTTGTGAAGAAGCTAATCTCTATGGCAATGGACCGTCATGATGTTGAGAAGGAGATGGCTGCTGTTCTGCTGTCCTCACTCTATTCAGATGTCATCTCATCAGAGCAAATAGCTACTGGGTTCATGAAGTTGCTTGAGTCTGCTGATGACTTGGCGCTAGACATTCCAGGTGCTGTTGACGTTCTTGCACTTTTTGTTTCTCGTGCTGTTGTGGATGACATCCTCCCACCTGTTTTCCTATCTCATGCCAAGTCCTCACTTCCTGAGGGTTCCAAAGGTGCGGAAGCCGTCCGTGCTGCTGAGAAACTCCATTTATCGACACCACACCATGCAGAGTTGTTAGAACGACGGTGGGGTGGATCTACACATGCAACTGTTGAGACAGCAAAGTCAAAGATTACAGTCCTGATTGATGAGTATATCCGCAGTGGGGATATGCAAGAAGCTCTTCGGTGCGTGCGAGAGCTTGCGCTGCCATTTTACCACCATGAAGTGGTGAAGCGGGCAATGATCGTGGCTATTGAGAGGAATCCTGTGGCTGAATCACTTGTTCTCCAGCTGCTGAGGGAAGCTGCAGATGAGGGACTCATAAGTTCAAGTCAGATGTCAAAGGGTTTTGCACGAGTCTCTGAGAGTCTAGATGACTTGACACTGGATGTGCCTGCTGCAAGAGATATCTTCCAGTCCCTTGTTCGTGTTGCCACAAAAGAAGGTTGGCTGCCTTTGGATGAAGCTCTGCCTGACAAAGATGAACAGTTGTACAAGGTGGAAGTATCTGCTCTCATATGTGAGTACTTCCTTTCTGGTGATGCTTTTGAAGTCGCTGAGAGTCTGGAAGAGCTTGATATGCCGGAGTTCAACCCAATCTTTATCAAGAAACTGATTACTCTGGCTATGGATCGTAAGAATCATGAGAAAGAGATGGCATCAGTTCTGCTGTCAGCACTTTACAGCGAGGTCTTCTCAGTTGCAGATGTTGTCGCAGGCTTCCTGAAGCTCCTGGAGTCTGCGGAGGATACAGCACTGGATGTGCTCAATGCATCGAATGAGTTAGCTCTCTTCATTGCACGAGCTGTGGTGGATGAGGTTCTGGCCCCTGCTAATCTTGATGAGATGGAGTCAAAGCTGGCATCGATTTCTTCAGCGGCTGAGACCGTACGTGCTGCTCGAACGCTTGTATCAGCACCTCATGCAAGTGAAAGGATTCTGCGCTGCTGGGGTGCTGGTGGTGGAACCACGGGAATGGCTGTCGATGACGCCAAAGATAAAATCATAAAGCTTCTCGAGGAGTATGGCTCAGGTGGAGTGGTCAGTGAAGCATGCCAGTGCATCCGTGAGCTTGGCATGCCCTATTTCCACCATGAGGTGGTTAAGAAGGCGCTGGTTATGGCAATGGAAACCAAAAATGGTGACAGGATGCTGGACCTATTGGATCAGTGTTCCAGTGAGGGGCTGATCACCGTGAATCAGATGACAAAAGGTTTTGTGAGGGTGGCAGAGGGAATCGATGATCTAGCTCTCGATGTTCCGGATGCTCGTGAGAAGTTTGCATCTTACGTTGATCGGGCGAGGAAAAGTGGATGGTTGGTGGGTGTGTCTGGCTTGGGACCCAAACCGGCCTTGGCTGAGGCGAGTGGTGTAGCTGTGACTGCAGTGGCCTAA